From the Candidatus Nanopelagicus hibericus genome, the window CACCTTGCGCACCGGTTAAAGTGGCAACATCAATAATTCCATCCAAGCCGCCAGCCTTTTTGCCAACCTCAGCCGCTTTGACCAAGGCATCTGCAAGTACCAGTCTTCCTTCAGCATCTGGATTTAATACCTCAACAGTTTTGCCACCATAAATACTGATTACATCACTTGGTCTAGTTGCAGTGTCACTGACCATATTCTCTGCAAGCGGTGCCCAGCCATCTACGGCAATTGGAAGTTTTAATTGTGCGATGGCAAATATTGCTGCGATTACCGCAGCTGCACCTGACATATCAGATTTCATTGCTTCCATACCGGCCGCAGGTTTTAATGCCAAGCCACCAGTGTCAAAAGTAATTCCCTTGCCCACAAATGCGTATCGCTTTTTGGCTTTACTTGGTGAGTAGGTAACATGTAAAAGTCGTGGCGGATTTGCCGAGCCTTGGCCAACACCAATAATTCCACCATAGCCACCTTTTTTTAGCGCAGCTTCATTTAATATCTCCGCCTTTACGCCATATTTACCAGCAAGTTTTTTCATACGCTGGGAGAAAGAATCTGGGGTTAAATGACTTGGTGGTGTGTTAATTAGATCTCGAACTAAGAAGGTCTGTTCGGCAATGATCTCCGCTCGTTTTGCTGCCGTTTTTGCTTGTGCAGTATCGGAGAACTTTGAAAGGATATTTACTAAACCAAGTGGACTCTTCTGCTCTCCTTTGCTGCTACCTAGAAATTCGGTAAAAGTATAGGAACCAAGTGCGGCACCCTCTGCTATCGCCGATAATTCAACAACAGATTTATGCGGCAGTGCAAAGGTGGCGGACTTGTTTCCGGATAATGCCCTGGCAGCCGCACCAGCTGCCCGGCGCAGAGTTTCAGGTGAAAAGTTAGAATCAGATTGGCCAAGGCCTGTAAATACAATTAATTTGTTGCTCTTGCTTGGCAATTTAATTACCTCATCAGCCTTACCAGTTGCTCCCATTGTTTCTAGGGTCACCAGCAAAGTGGTGGTATCAATTTGGGAGTGGCTAGATAAGATTTGCAGTCGCTTATTTACAGTTACTAATCCAACTACTAGCAAATCATTATCTGCTTTGGTGGTTAATTTAACCTTTACCATTTCACTCCTGTAATTATGGGGATCTAAAGTTTGCTGCTGATTATGGGGTAAGCCTAAGGGATACTTTTAAAAGTTGATAATTACAACAAATATCAGCCTTCCAGCATCTTTATTCAGGGGAGTGTAGGTTTAGTCAATGAACAATTCACCACTAGCAGCGCGACATACGCAGGCATCTGCAAAAATGGCAGATTTTGGCGGCTGGTTGATGCCAATTGAGTATGCAGCAACTGGCGTAATTGCGGAGTATCAAGCGGTTCGAAATAATGTTGGATTATTTGATGTCTCGCACCTGGGAAAGATCTCAGTGATCGGTGTTGGCGCAGTTGAATATTTGAACCAAATGGTCAGTAATGATTTAGCAAAAATTCAAGCAGGTCAGGCTCAGTACACACTGCTTTGTAATGAGGATGGTGGAGTAGTCGATGATCTCATTGTTTATCGAAACTCAGATGCTGATCTTTTCTTGATTCCTAACGCTGCAAATACAAGTTCAGTCTTTGAGATTCTAAAGGCGCAGGCACCTGCTGCGATTGAGGTAAAGAATTTGCATCGGCAGTATGGGGTAATTGCGTTACAAGGGCCAAACTCGGTAGCGGCGCTAAAGGAGATTGGTATCGAAAGCAATATGGATTACATGCAGTTTGTAAATACTTCAATTGATAATTGCCCAGTTATTTTATGTAGAACTGGATACACCGGAGAGTTAGGCTTTGAAATTATTCCAGCTTGGCAGGATGCGCAAAAGGTTTGGGATAAATTGATCGCAGTTGTTGAAAAGTTAAATGGTTGTGCATGTGGATTAGGCGCAAGAGATGTTCTGCGTACTGAGATGGGATATCCGCTACACGGCCATGAACTCTCACTACAGATTTCACCGGTGCAGGCGGGTGCTAGCTGGGCGGTGGGTTGGAGCAAACCAACATTTAGGGGCAAAAGAGTTCTAACTGAGCAAAAGGAACAGGGAAGTAAATTGAAATTAAAGGCGATCTTGGCGAAGGATCGTGGCATCCCGCGTAAAGAGATGCAGGTGAAGGATCAATCTGGAAAGGTAATTGGTGTAGTTACAAGTGGAACCTTCTCGCCCGCACTAAAGAAGGGAATTGGCCTGGCGTTAATTAACTCCGAGGTCAGTAAGGGCGATCAAGTCCTAATCGATATTCGTGGCGCAGATTCACCCTTTGTGGTGGTCTCACTACCGTTTGTGGAATCTAAGGTTCGTTAACTAAAGCTTAGTAATGTCCACCCCAGTAGCGCCAGGCATAAGCTGCAATTTCAGTTCCCACGAAAAGAATTGAAAAATGAAGTGCAACTGCCAGGAATTTAGAGAGCAGCGATTTAACTTTCGAGGTAGTACTTACCTCAACAATAATCGGTGCGTTCGCAACTGTGTTAGTGAACATAAATTCCCCTACTCCGGAAACTTAACATTACCATTATCAGCAAAGACAAAGGCAAGTGAATCACCAGGCTTTAATGCCAGATCTGCAACGCCAACTTGAGCCCACGCCCACTTCGCATTTAAATCAGCTGGATTTGGTACCGGCTGCTTACGTTTTTCCAGCACCGCCCAGTAGGCAAACTCAGCTGGCATATCCTTACAGGTTTCAATGTAATCCTCATGGCCCTTAATGCCGATTGGCTCATTTGGCTTAGGTAAATTATTAATTCGACAAACTATATTGTTGCCGTATTTATCAGTTCCCTCTAATTTGAAGTTGGCGCTGTTCATTAAATCCAGCGCAGTTACCGCACCATCTGCAGTAAGGCACTTCTCATAAGGCGCACTTTGTGGATCTAAAACTCCGTAATCAATAAGTACTGTGACGCAGTTTTTGTTTGATTGCGCTGAGTAGAAGGAGATGCCCCCAATAATCAGGGCTGCTACCAGTGTTGCCGGAAGAAACTTCTTCCCATTATTTACGATGTTACTTAACATGTGTTGCCTCTCAAGTAGAGAGTTTCACGTAAGCGAAAAAACTCAACTAGGTGAGATTTCCCGCCCCGCAATCCTCGACGGGTGGTTAATAAATCAAATGTGTTGGGTAATCCGACTTGAAATACTAGATTTCTCACGGTTGCGGGACAGCGTCGGAGTTGCACCGACTTCCCCCAGTCACACTTTTTAAACTTCAATATTAAGTTGTAGGCGGATTCTGCTTACTTTTCTTTATTTGCGCAACTCACCACGCCAATTGCCGAAGTTGGCTGGGGCGGTTAAGGTTGGTAAATGGAGTACAGGCGCCTTGGCAGTACTGGAATGTATGTTTCAGAGATTACTTATGGAAACTGGATAACCCACGGCT encodes:
- the gcvT gene encoding glycine cleavage system aminomethyltransferase GcvT codes for the protein MNNSPLAARHTQASAKMADFGGWLMPIEYAATGVIAEYQAVRNNVGLFDVSHLGKISVIGVGAVEYLNQMVSNDLAKIQAGQAQYTLLCNEDGGVVDDLIVYRNSDADLFLIPNAANTSSVFEILKAQAPAAIEVKNLHRQYGVIALQGPNSVAALKEIGIESNMDYMQFVNTSIDNCPVILCRTGYTGELGFEIIPAWQDAQKVWDKLIAVVEKLNGCACGLGARDVLRTEMGYPLHGHELSLQISPVQAGASWAVGWSKPTFRGKRVLTEQKEQGSKLKLKAILAKDRGIPRKEMQVKDQSGKVIGVVTSGTFSPALKKGIGLALINSEVSKGDQVLIDIRGADSPFVVVSLPFVESKVR
- a CDS encoding leucyl aminopeptidase; the encoded protein is MVKVKLTTKADNDLLVVGLVTVNKRLQILSSHSQIDTTTLLVTLETMGATGKADEVIKLPSKSNKLIVFTGLGQSDSNFSPETLRRAAGAAARALSGNKSATFALPHKSVVELSAIAEGAALGSYTFTEFLGSSKGEQKSPLGLVNILSKFSDTAQAKTAAKRAEIIAEQTFLVRDLINTPPSHLTPDSFSQRMKKLAGKYGVKAEILNEAALKKGGYGGIIGVGQGSANPPRLLHVTYSPSKAKKRYAFVGKGITFDTGGLALKPAAGMEAMKSDMSGAAAVIAAIFAIAQLKLPIAVDGWAPLAENMVSDTATRPSDVISIYGGKTVEVLNPDAEGRLVLADALVKAAEVGKKAGGLDGIIDVATLTGAQGVALGSRTSAVMTNNEEFSNQFLRATEISGEAFWPMPLPEELRASLDSPIADLANIGDRMGGMLVAGLFLKEFIDPQTPWLHLDIAFPAYNEKTAFGYTPVGGTGVALRSLICLAELASSH